The region TTTTCGAGTGCGCAGGGCCATGACGATTTCTTCCAGCGAAGCATTTCCGGCCCGCTCCCCGACGCCGTTGATGGTGCATTCCACCTGCTGGGCTCCGTTTCGAATGGCCGCCAGGCTGTTGGCCACGGCCAGCCCCAGATCGTTATGGCAATGAACGCTCAAAATGACCTTGTCCAGCGCGGGAACGCGTTCTCGAAGACGGCGAATGAGTTCACCGTACTGTTCGGGAATGGCGTACCCGACCGTGTCCGGAACATTGATGACGGTCGCTCCCGCTTTGACGCACGCTTCAATGACGCGGCACAAGTAGTCGAAATCGCTTCGAGAGGCGTCCTCCGTAGAATATTCCACATCCTCGCAGTACTTCTTGGCGTACTTGACCGCCTCCACCGCCTGCTGCAAAGCGCTTTCGCGGTCCCGTCGCAGCTTTTTTTGCAGATGAATGTCCGAAGATCCGAGAAAAACGTGAATTCTGGGGCGCTCGGCTTTCTGAACGGCTTCCCAGGCCAAATCAATGTCCGAGGGAACGGCGCGAGCCAGGCCGGCAATCACCGGACCTTTAACCTGTTCTGCCACGGTCTGCACCGCTTTCAAATCTTCCGGTGAAGAACAGGGAAAGCCGGCTTCGATGACATCCACACCCAGTTTCGCCAGCTGTTCGGCGATTTCCAGTTTTTGGCGCCGGTTGAGTTTCGCTCCGGGAACCTGTTCGCCGTCCCGCAGAGTGGTGTCGAAAACGTAGATCTTGCGACTCATGGTGGAATCCTTTCTTCCTTGAAGTTTTTTTTGGAAAACGGTCGTCTGTGTTCAAGTCCGCAAGCGGGCCGACGTCGTCACCCAAATCCACTGGACCGCCAAGTCCCATGTCCATCACCTCCTTTCGCGGCAAATAAAAAAGGCCATGGGGTGGAACCCATGGCCTTCACGTCCTGTGCCTATGCGCTGCGTCACCTTCGGCGCACACGGAAGACGAAGGGTTCCCCCACCTGGGCCCCGCCGCTAAGCAACAACAGGCTAAGTTGGCGCAATAGGCTTTGCTGCATAGGTTGCATTCCTTGTTTACGGCGTCTTTTCGGCGGAAAAGCCTTCGAGGCGCTCACGCGATTTTACAAACTCAAAGCGATCCAAAAAGCGATGGCGATTTCCAACAGAAAGAGCATGACATACAGAACATACTGGTGCAATGGAAAATCTTCGATGATGCGGTTGGCTTCTTCCATTACGCGAATGGCGTCCACGGCCTTCTCCTTCATGTTGACTTCGCTTGAGCATCGCCGACACGCTATCTAATATAGGCAAAAAAAACCGAGATCAAGGAAATTTTGAAGCACATGGAGAACATACCCCGTATTTTTGAGCAGATGCCCGATGCCGTGGCCGGTGTGGCCGAACGCCTGCGACAGGCGGGCTACGCCGTGTGGCTTGTGGGGGGCGCGGTACGGGACCACGTGCTGGGCGTACCTCCCGCCGACTGGGATTTTTCCACCAACGCTCCCACACAGGACATTCTCACGATCCTCAGTCCCCCTTATCGCGTGGTGACTTTCGGGTTGCGACACGGCACCGCTCATGTTGTCACACCGGACGGGATGGTGGAAATCACCTCATGGGCGCTCAATGGCCACGGGGGCATTGACAAAGATTTGGAACGGCGAGATTTGACCATTAACGCCTTGGCCGTCTCCTATCCCGACGGCACCCTTTTGGACCCCTTTGGCGGCTTGAAGGATCTGAAAGCGCGAAGGCTTCGAGGCGTGGTAAATCCGCTGGAACGATTCCGGGAAGATCCCCTGCGCCCCCTTCGAGCGGCCCGTCTGGTGAGTCGATACGGCTTTCAAGTGAGTCGCAAAACGCGGGCAGCGATGCGCGATGCGGCACCTTGGTTGCGCCACGTGGCCGTCGAAAGAATACGGGACGAATTCTGGAAGCTTCTTTTGGGACCTCACGTCATGGAAGGCTTGGACTTATGCCGCCGTTCAGGCCTGATGGCGGTTTTCCTTCCAGAGTTGCTGGAAGGTTGGAGAAAAAAACAAAACAGTTATCATCGCTACGACATCTACCGGCACACGCTCCTGTGTGTTCATCATAGCCCAGCGCAGCTGCGCGTGCGCTTGGCGGCCCTTTTGCACGATATTGGCAAGCCGCGCGTGCGCGCAAAGGTTGGCGGCACCTATCGTTTTTATGGTCATGAAAAACAAAGCGCCCTCATGGCTCGGGACATTCTGGAGCGCTGGCTCACTTCCAAAAAATTGACCGACGACGTGGTTCTTTTGGTGGAAAACCACATGGTGCATGATACCGACGCCTGGAAAGACGCGGCGGTGCGGCGGCTGATTCGCAGGGTCGGGCTGCCTCTGGTGGACGATTTGCTGGAGCTTATGCGAGCGGACCGGCTGGCCCACGGCGTGCCAAGTGAGGCTCTCAATGGCGTGGAGAGGCTTCGAGCTCGCATTCGACGGATTTTAGACGAGAAACCGGCCTTGAGCCCCAAGGCGCTTGCCATCAACGGCCGGGACGTGATGCAGGTGACCGGGACGCCTCAAGGCCCCGAAGTCGGTCACATTTTGAACCAAGCGTTTCAGCTGGTGCTCAGGGATCCTGCCAAAAACGACCGCGATTTTCTGTTAAAATGGCTGGAAGAAAAAGCCATGGGGGTCACATCTTGATTTATGCCAGAGAGGTCACCCTCTAGCATTTCATAGAGACCGCAGGGGCTGATTCGATCATGCGATTTCCTTTGGGTTTTGGTAAAACGCCGCAAGGCGCGATCGGTTTTTGCGGCTCCTCATGCTTCGACAACGGCCGTTTTCGAACCGGATTGAAGCAGCTTGGCACCCATGCGACTCTTTGGCCGCCTGAGGGTCTCTGAGTTTTGATATCGGGAAACCC is a window of Desulfosoma caldarium DNA encoding:
- a CDS encoding 2-isopropylmalate synthase; its protein translation is MSRKIYVFDTTLRDGEQVPGAKLNRRQKLEIAEQLAKLGVDVIEAGFPCSSPEDLKAVQTVAEQVKGPVIAGLARAVPSDIDLAWEAVQKAERPRIHVFLGSSDIHLQKKLRRDRESALQQAVEAVKYAKKYCEDVEYSTEDASRSDFDYLCRVIEACVKAGATVINVPDTVGYAIPEQYGELIRRLRERVPALDKVILSVHCHNDLGLAVANSLAAIRNGAQQVECTINGVGERAGNASLEEIVMALRTRKAFYDAHTDIVTTEIYRTSRMVSRLMNIPVQPNKAIVGANAFAHSSGIHQDGILKDRSTYEIIRPEDVGVKAHSLVLTARSGRAALRHRLKELGYNLTDEQFERVHKRFLDVADRKKEISGQDLTSIVEIELTKVPETYTFQSLQIMSGNTMQPLASVTLMKDGQPHTDAATGNGPVNAVFNCIERIVGQEGKLRDYDLKAVTMGKDALGEAMVRVEINGAVYSGIGTSPDVIEASARAYVNAFNRFFANGNL
- a CDS encoding CCA tRNA nucleotidyltransferase, producing the protein MENIPRIFEQMPDAVAGVAERLRQAGYAVWLVGGAVRDHVLGVPPADWDFSTNAPTQDILTILSPPYRVVTFGLRHGTAHVVTPDGMVEITSWALNGHGGIDKDLERRDLTINALAVSYPDGTLLDPFGGLKDLKARRLRGVVNPLERFREDPLRPLRAARLVSRYGFQVSRKTRAAMRDAAPWLRHVAVERIRDEFWKLLLGPHVMEGLDLCRRSGLMAVFLPELLEGWRKKQNSYHRYDIYRHTLLCVHHSPAQLRVRLAALLHDIGKPRVRAKVGGTYRFYGHEKQSALMARDILERWLTSKKLTDDVVLLVENHMVHDTDAWKDAAVRRLIRRVGLPLVDDLLELMRADRLAHGVPSEALNGVERLRARIRRILDEKPALSPKALAINGRDVMQVTGTPQGPEVGHILNQAFQLVLRDPAKNDRDFLLKWLEEKAMGVTS